The Desulfonatronum lacustre DSM 10312 region CCTGGCCTGATCGCGATTTCCGCTCACCTCCCTCACTCCACCTCGTACCGCTCATCCCGTTCATCAGCGTCTGATAGCTCTTCAATATCCAAACCGCCAACCGCGTCACCGTACTTTCTCGAAACCTGCCCTTCCAGAAACGACCGCAACCCCTCCACATACCTCGCCCCGGAAGTCAGAAAACCCGCATTGTGCCCTCCGGAGATTTCCAGGAACATCTTTGGTTCGGGCGCGGCGGCGAAGAGGGCCTGGCCATGGGCGTAGGGGATGATGTCGTCTCCCGGGCTGTGCACCACCAGCACCGGTGAATGGACGTCGCCCAGTCGGCCCAGGGTGTTGTAGCTGTATTTGGCCAGCCAGCGCACCGGAAGGAAGGGATAGAGCCGGGCGGCCATGTCCGGCAGGGAGGTGAAGGTGGATTCCAGGATCAGAGCGCCCGGAGCCTTCTCCCGGCCCATCTGCGCGGCCAGGTACGCGGCCACGGCCCCGCCCAGGGAGCGTCCGAAAAGAATGATCCGCTCGGGCTCGACGCCTTTTTCCTCGACCAGAAAGGCCCAGGCCGCCTGAGCGTCCAGATAGGTGCCGGCCTCGCTGGGTCGTCCCTCACTGCGCCCGAAGCCGCGGTAGTCGAAGATCAGCACGGACAGGCCCAGGTCGCGGAAGATGCGGATGGAGTCCAGGCGATGACCGATGTTTCCGGCGTTGCCGTGGCAAAAAAGCACCACGCCACGGGCGTCCTCGACCGGAACGAACCAGGCGTTGAGGTTCACCCCGTCCGAGGCGGTGAGGGTCAGATCCTCATAGTCCAGGCCATAGATCGCCGGGGTCTGGGTAATCTCGGCCATGGGATGATAGACCAGGGCGTCCTGGCGAACATAGACCCATCCGGCCAGCCCCAGGTAGAGCAGAACCAGGATTACGGCGATGGTCAGGGTTGAATGCATGGCCGACTCACTAGTCGCAGGGTTGGTGGGGAAGGCCGCGTCGGAATTCTGATTCGTTTAGGCGATTCGTCCAGTATCCGGAACAGAGACCGAAAAGCCGCCAGGCCTCCAGTTCGGCCCGTTCAAACAACTTCGACCAGTTCACGGCATGAAAGTCACGCCAGAAACCCTCCCTTCCGTCGTGCCCCGGGTCCGTGAAACCGGGCTCTCGGTCCAGTTGCGCGTAGCACAGATTGAGCAGAACCGAGAGATCCAGCACCGGCGGATGGTGCAGTGCGCGGACCAGGGCGTGGGCGGTACGCCCCTGGACGAGTCGATTGACCAGGAGTTGAACGGACAAGGCCGCGTGGAGGTCGCCGCGTCGCAGGCCGACCTCCGCGGCCAGGCGATGCAGCACCCCTACTCTTTTGGCCGGATAGGGCCAGATAATCCGCGGATAACGGCAGCAGCGGTTGATTTGCTGATCCAGGGCTGTTTCCACCAGCCGGTGCAGGGCGATGCTTTGTCCGGTGGAAGCCTGGCCGGGACGCTTGCCGGACAGGGCGTCCACCACGGGATGCATGACCCTGTCCAGGGCCACGTGGGACAGGTAGCCCAGAATAAAGGCCTTGTCCCGTCCGAGCTCGTCCTGTTGCGCCCAGGCCGCCATGCGGCCAAAGGCCTCGGTCCGGGTCCGCGGATCCGATCCGTGCAGCACACGGGCCATCCGCCGCCCGCGAGAGAGGGGGTGATAGAAAAAGGCATCCGGGATGATCGAGCCTAGGGAGAAGAACAAGGGGTAGGCCTGGACCAAGGCCTCGGCGGATCGAGCGCCCTCGCCTGTTCCAGCCGAGCGCCAAAGCCGTCGGGCGAACCAGAGATGGGTGTTTTCCTTGGGCATGCGATACCTCCGCGGCGCATCGAAATCGCAGGTTCCAATCGCGCGGCTGAGCAATTACGTGTCAGGTCAGCAAATGCAGTCCGTACTTTTTGGACACCAGGGCCTGAAATTCCGTCACGGTGGCGAAGCAGGCCTTGAGCCTCTTCCGCTCCGCCGCGGAAAGCCGATCCGGCATGATGAAATTGTCCGGCTTGTCCCTCTTTTCGATCATTTCGGCCTGATTTCCGGTGCGCAGAACGTGAAAAAAAGCATAGGCCTCCCGCATCCTCGCCCCAAATTCGGCGGATAATGCCCCTGCCTCCAGCAGACCCGTGATTCGTTCCTCGGTGGAGGTCGACAAAACGCCGTGCTCCGCGGCCAAGGTTCGGATTCCCTGGGTCAGGGGAAAAATTCCGCCTTTTTTTACGTCCAGCCCCCCCTTATGTGCCCCGCTCTTCTGAACGACGAAATTGTTGAACAAGCCCAGGGGCGGGCTGAAGCGCACGGCTTCGCGGGCCAGGTAGCGCAAGATCAGAGGACGTTCGGCGATCCGCCGGAGCAAATGCCGCCGGAGCTTCCAGCCCGGTTCCGGGGCTCCGGCCACGGGGCGCATGTCCAGCAGCACGGACATCTTCAGGATGCCCTGCCCATCGATCTCGTCGCTCATGTGGTCCACGGCCCGCTCCCACTCCGCGACGCTCAAACGCCATTGCGCGGCGTTGATCATCACGCCGTGCGGGCAGGGAGGAACGCCCAGTTCCAGAAGCATCCGGACGAATCGATGGGCGAAGACCTCGAAAAAAATCGCCGCCTCGTCCCCCTCTTCATCGTCATAAACCAGGGCGTTGTCCTGGTCCGTGGCCAAATATTGCTCCTTACGCCCCTCGCTGCCCAAGGCCAGCAGACAAAAAGCCGCCGGAGGCGGTCCGGTCCCGGCCAAAACCAGGTCATGCACCCGGATCAGGATCTTGTCGCGCAAATCGGCGATCAGCCGACCAAGGGCAAAGACGTCGTCTCCACCGTCGGAGAAACGGCCAAGGCAGTGGCCAGCGGAACGGGCCGCGAACTCCTGGACCGAGCCGAAGGCCCGGGCCAGGTCCGCAAGGCTTTCGGCCCGGGCGATTTCGCCGGACAGGCTGTCCGGGTCATCGCTCCGAGCCGAGAGCCGTCGTCGTTTTTCGTCGCTGTCTGTGGGTTCGTGGGTCATTCAGCTCCGACGCCCAGATAGTTCCTGATCTTCTGTTCCTCGTACCTGCGCGACGCTTCCGGGTCGGGCCTGAGCTTGGAGCCCAGATATCCGGCCGCGAATGCCGCGGTCATGGAAATGATGGCCGGGTTGCGCAAGGGGAAGATTGCCATGGGATTATCAAGGATGTCCACCCAGACCGTGGGGCTGATGATGATCAGGCCCACGGCCAGCGTGGTGCCCGTGCCGATGCTCAGGGCCGCGCCGAAGGTGGAGAAGTTCCGCCAGAGGATGGACAGCAGCAAGGCCGGAAAATTGGCGCTGGCCGCGATGGCAAAGGCCAGGCCGACCATGAAGGCCACGTTCTGGCCCTTGAAGGCCAGGCCCAGGGCAATGGCCACCACGCCCAAGCCCAGAGTGGCGATCCGCGCCACCTTGACCTCCTCTTCCTCGGAGGATTTCCCGGAGCGGAAGACGCTGACGTACAGATCGTGGGACAGCGTGCTGGCCCCGGACAGGGTCAGCCCGGCCACCACGGCCAGAATGGTGGCGAAGGCCACGGCGGCGATGAAGCCCAGGAAGACGGTTCCGCCGGTGGCCTCGGCCAGCAGCAGCGCGGCCATGTTGCCGCCGGAATCCATGGCGGCGATGACGTCCTGGCCCACGATGACCATGGCTCCGAAGCCGATGGTGAAGGTCAGAATGTAGAAGTAGCCGATCAATCCCGTGGCGTAGAACACGGATTTCCGGGCCTCTTTGGCGTCGGGCACGGTGTAGAAACGCATCAGGATGTGCGGCAAACCCGCCGTACCGAACATCAGGGCGATGCCCAGGGACAGGGCGTCCCAGGGATTGGTCACCAGCCCGCCCGGAGACAGAACCCCGTCGCCGTAGGTCAGGGCCGCCTGCTTAAACATCTCGCCGTAGCTGAACCCAAAATGGAGCAGAATCAGAAAAACCATCAGCGTGGCCCCGCCCAGCAGCAGGACCGCCTTGATGATCTGCACCCAGGTCGTGGCCAGCATGCCCCCGAACAGCACGTACATGATCATGACCATGCCCACGATGACCACGGCCAGCTCATACGGCATCCCGAAAATCAGCATGATCAACGAGCCGGACCCGACCATCTGGGCGATGAGATAGAAGCACACGGTCATCAACGAGCCGATGGACGCGGCGATGCGGATCGGCTTTTGGGACAGCCGATAGGCCACCACGTCCACGAAGGTGTACTTCCCCAGGTTGCGCAGCGGCTCGGCGATCAGGAACATGATGATCGGCCAGCCCACCAGAAACCCGATGGAATAGATCAGGCCGTCGTATCCCCGCAGGGAGACCAGGCCGGCAATGCCCAGAAACGAGGCCGCGCTCATATAATCCCCGGCCAGGGCCAAACCGTTCTGCCAGCCGGTCACGCTTCTGCCCGCGGCGTAGAACTGGGAGGCGGAGCGGCTTTTCTTGGCCGCGTAATAGGTAATGACCAGGGTGGCGCAGATGAAGAAAAGGAAAAAGACGATGGACGTGATGTTGGGCTGGCCGATGGAGGTGACGATCTGGTCCATTTTAGTCCCTCCTCATGCTTTTCAACACGTCCTTGACGGACTTGTCGTAGGAGGAGTTGGCCCAGAACACGTAGACGCCGGTCAGGACCCAGGCCAGGACAATGAGCAGCATCCCCACGGGAATGCCGATGGTCAGATGTTCTCCGATCTTATACGCCAAAACGTCCTTGGCGAATGCCAGGACGAGAATGAATCCATAGTACGCGACCAGCATGATCGCGGCCAGAGTGAGGGAAACCTTCCATTTGCGGACGACCAGTTTCTGGAACTTTTCGGCGTCCAATGAGCCTTTGGGACGATCAGTGGGCATGGGCAATCTCCTTGAGAGGTGAAATACGAACAGGATTGTTCGGGTACAAAACCCGCGAACCATGAACCCCCTTGTTCGATTTTGCACATGCTCCTCGCCGAACGGCGCGATTGGGAAGGTCAGGGAACGGGAGACCATAAACCTACCGATCCCGACTCCGACCCCGACAACGGCATTACTCTATGCTGAATAGTTATAGCTTATTTTGATACAAGAATATCTCTCTCGTCCGTGGATAGCATGCTGGGCAATCACCATGCCGTAATGATGAATTTGCCTCGCCAGGCCTCTCTTCCAGTCCGTTCGTTTGTGGTGTACACGCCATACCATGGCTGCGCCGATTCTCATCTCCTTCACCGGTCTGACCAAGGCCTTTACCGCCCACCCGCTGTTCACCGGCATCACCCTCGGCCTGTTCGAAGGCGAGCGCACGGGACTGATCGGTCCCAACGGCTCCGGAAAATCCACCCTGCTCAAAATCATCGCGGGGTTGGAAGAACCGGACCAGGGCGAGGTGCATCGGCGCAAGGACGTGCGCGTGGTCTATCTCGCCCAGGAAGAGCGCTTCGCTCCTGGAAGCACGGTGGAACAGGTTCTGCTGGAAGCCCTGACCGAAAAATCGCCTGAAAAATCGCCTGCCGAATCATCTGCCGAATCATCTGGAGGGTCAGTCGAAAGACCTTCTGAGCCACTCATCGAAAGCCATTCAACCCCAGAAGCCTTTCAGCGCGTCTGGGAGATATCCAGCCGCCTGCATCTGCCCGACGGCTCCACCCCGGTGGACACCCTGTCCGGAGGCTGGCGCAAGCGCCTGGCTCTGGCCCGGGCCCTGATCCAGGAACCGGACCTGCTTCTGCTGGACGAACCCACCAACCACCTGGACCTGGAAG contains the following coding sequences:
- a CDS encoding alpha/beta hydrolase, producing the protein MHSTLTIAVILVLLYLGLAGWVYVRQDALVYHPMAEITQTPAIYGLDYEDLTLTASDGVNLNAWFVPVEDARGVVLFCHGNAGNIGHRLDSIRIFRDLGLSVLIFDYRGFGRSEGRPSEAGTYLDAQAAWAFLVEEKGVEPERIILFGRSLGGAVAAYLAAQMGREKAPGALILESTFTSLPDMAARLYPFLPVRWLAKYSYNTLGRLGDVHSPVLVVHSPGDDIIPYAHGQALFAAAPEPKMFLEISGGHNAGFLTSGARYVEGLRSFLEGQVSRKYGDAVGGLDIEELSDADERDERYEVE
- a CDS encoding putative nucleotidyltransferase substrate binding domain-containing protein codes for the protein MTHEPTDSDEKRRRLSARSDDPDSLSGEIARAESLADLARAFGSVQEFAARSAGHCLGRFSDGGDDVFALGRLIADLRDKILIRVHDLVLAGTGPPPAAFCLLALGSEGRKEQYLATDQDNALVYDDEEGDEAAIFFEVFAHRFVRMLLELGVPPCPHGVMINAAQWRLSVAEWERAVDHMSDEIDGQGILKMSVLLDMRPVAGAPEPGWKLRRHLLRRIAERPLILRYLAREAVRFSPPLGLFNNFVVQKSGAHKGGLDVKKGGIFPLTQGIRTLAAEHGVLSTSTEERITGLLEAGALSAEFGARMREAYAFFHVLRTGNQAEMIEKRDKPDNFIMPDRLSAAERKRLKACFATVTEFQALVSKKYGLHLLT
- a CDS encoding zinc dependent phospholipase C family protein codes for the protein MPKENTHLWFARRLWRSAGTGEGARSAEALVQAYPLFFSLGSIIPDAFFYHPLSRGRRMARVLHGSDPRTRTEAFGRMAAWAQQDELGRDKAFILGYLSHVALDRVMHPVVDALSGKRPGQASTGQSIALHRLVETALDQQINRCCRYPRIIWPYPAKRVGVLHRLAAEVGLRRGDLHAALSVQLLVNRLVQGRTAHALVRALHHPPVLDLSVLLNLCYAQLDREPGFTDPGHDGREGFWRDFHAVNWSKLFERAELEAWRLFGLCSGYWTNRLNESEFRRGLPHQPCD
- a CDS encoding DUF485 domain-containing protein, with product MPTDRPKGSLDAEKFQKLVVRKWKVSLTLAAIMLVAYYGFILVLAFAKDVLAYKIGEHLTIGIPVGMLLIVLAWVLTGVYVFWANSSYDKSVKDVLKSMRRD
- a CDS encoding sodium:solute symporter family transporter; the encoded protein is MDQIVTSIGQPNITSIVFFLFFICATLVITYYAAKKSRSASQFYAAGRSVTGWQNGLALAGDYMSAASFLGIAGLVSLRGYDGLIYSIGFLVGWPIIMFLIAEPLRNLGKYTFVDVVAYRLSQKPIRIAASIGSLMTVCFYLIAQMVGSGSLIMLIFGMPYELAVVIVGMVMIMYVLFGGMLATTWVQIIKAVLLLGGATLMVFLILLHFGFSYGEMFKQAALTYGDGVLSPGGLVTNPWDALSLGIALMFGTAGLPHILMRFYTVPDAKEARKSVFYATGLIGYFYILTFTIGFGAMVIVGQDVIAAMDSGGNMAALLLAEATGGTVFLGFIAAVAFATILAVVAGLTLSGASTLSHDLYVSVFRSGKSSEEEEVKVARIATLGLGVVAIALGLAFKGQNVAFMVGLAFAIAASANFPALLLSILWRNFSTFGAALSIGTGTTLAVGLIIISPTVWVDILDNPMAIFPLRNPAIISMTAAFAAGYLGSKLRPDPEASRRYEEQKIRNYLGVGAE